In a single window of the Halomicroarcula saliterrae genome:
- a CDS encoding DUF7139 domain-containing protein gives MTDGTDDGRLFEWYRTYIGEPDREVDVYLGFALFFAGIGFGIAAFVIGAAGQLTGAGGPSADFIYREAAIAVGMLALPATLSSVVVLLPVSRRALYGAAAGSTISLVGLGLFVWAYPYNWAVGSGPTYSIQVLFVYGVGLAVLLAATGGALVAYHIDRAKPRPGDFTAEDAEAGEEITDEQIESDIESAMEDVDLTWGGVERSEGSDLNIRTSESEADMDVTGLDVEAERVHRSGVDEQVAGLAMVKGGQKTTDRSESTVDDQTNALAELRKQKREEAENQEEETVLGGLLDRVATMLGRGN, from the coding sequence ATGACAGACGGGACCGATGACGGACGACTCTTCGAGTGGTATCGAACGTATATTGGCGAGCCGGACCGCGAGGTCGACGTCTATCTCGGGTTCGCGCTGTTCTTCGCCGGCATCGGCTTTGGCATCGCAGCGTTCGTCATCGGTGCCGCCGGCCAGCTGACGGGCGCCGGCGGTCCGTCGGCCGACTTCATCTACCGCGAGGCGGCCATCGCGGTGGGCATGCTCGCGCTGCCCGCGACCCTGTCGAGTGTGGTCGTCCTGCTCCCGGTGAGCAGGCGGGCGCTGTACGGCGCAGCAGCGGGTTCGACGATATCGCTCGTGGGACTGGGGCTGTTCGTCTGGGCGTACCCCTACAACTGGGCGGTCGGCTCCGGACCGACCTACAGCATTCAGGTGTTGTTCGTCTACGGGGTCGGACTGGCCGTCTTGCTCGCCGCGACCGGCGGCGCGCTCGTCGCCTACCACATCGACCGGGCGAAGCCGCGACCGGGCGATTTCACCGCCGAGGACGCGGAGGCCGGCGAGGAGATCACCGACGAACAGATCGAGTCCGACATCGAGTCGGCGATGGAGGACGTGGACCTCACATGGGGCGGCGTCGAGCGCTCCGAGGGGAGCGACCTGAACATCCGAACCAGCGAGAGCGAGGCCGATATGGACGTGACGGGACTGGACGTGGAGGCCGAGCGAGTCCACCGCAGCGGCGTCGACGAGCAGGTCGCCGGACTGGCGATGGTCAAGGGCGGCCAGAAGACCACCGACCGCTCCGAGTCCACGGTGGACGACCAGACGAACGCGCTCGCGGAGCTCCGCAAGCAGAAACGGGAGGAGGCGGAGAACCAGGAGGAGGAGACGGTGCTCGGTGGACTGCTGGACCGCGTGGCGACGATGCTCGGCCGCGGAAACTGA
- a CDS encoding ribosome assembly factor SBDS, producing the protein MISLDEAVTARLESHGQRFEVLVDPDAALEIKRGEFDGDLADVIAAEDIFEHADRGDRPPENMLEEVFETTDPMEIIPEVIRKGEIQITADQRREMQEQKHKQLVQRITRNAVNPQMDDAPHPPERIESALEETDFRIDPMEPVETQVDDALDALRPVIPIRFDEITVAVQVPADYAGSAQAKIRTFGELEREEWQADGSWVGVLTFPAGMQNDFYDVVNEHTSGEAETRIIKDEDEIGTR; encoded by the coding sequence ATGATATCGCTTGACGAGGCGGTGACGGCGCGCCTCGAATCCCACGGACAACGGTTCGAGGTACTGGTCGACCCCGACGCGGCACTGGAGATAAAGCGAGGGGAGTTCGACGGCGACCTGGCGGATGTCATCGCGGCCGAGGACATCTTCGAGCACGCCGACCGCGGTGACCGGCCACCGGAGAACATGCTCGAAGAGGTGTTCGAGACGACCGATCCGATGGAGATCATCCCGGAGGTCATCAGGAAAGGGGAGATTCAGATTACGGCCGACCAGCGCCGCGAGATGCAAGAACAGAAACACAAACAGCTCGTCCAGCGCATCACGCGCAACGCCGTCAACCCCCAGATGGACGACGCGCCCCATCCCCCGGAGCGCATCGAGTCGGCCCTCGAAGAGACGGACTTCCGCATCGACCCGATGGAGCCCGTCGAGACGCAGGTAGACGACGCTCTGGACGCCTTGCGGCCGGTCATCCCGATCCGCTTCGACGAGATAACCGTCGCGGTGCAGGTGCCCGCCGACTACGCCGGCAGCGCTCAGGCCAAGATTCGGACCTTCGGCGAACTCGAACGCGAGGAGTGGCAGGCCGACGGCTCGTGGGTCGGTGTGCTCACCTTCCCCGCGGGGATGCAGAACGATTTCTACGACGTGGTCAACGAGCACACGAGCGGCGAAGCCGAGACCCGTATCATAAAAGACGAAGACGAAATCGGCACGCGGTAG
- a CDS encoding FUN14 domain-containing protein yields MVEFALQLDFSLQKMGLELGTGAVIGGIIGFAAKKIAKLIAVIVGLELALFKFLETRGILEVNWQAIGGAARNTTSSAGSAASQPPSWVTSLLSALPVSAGFTGGFFVGFKQG; encoded by the coding sequence ATGGTCGAGTTTGCGTTACAACTGGATTTCAGTCTTCAGAAGATGGGACTGGAACTGGGAACCGGTGCGGTCATCGGTGGTATCATCGGCTTCGCAGCCAAGAAGATAGCGAAGCTCATCGCCGTCATCGTCGGTCTGGAACTGGCGCTGTTCAAGTTCCTCGAGACGCGGGGCATCCTCGAAGTGAACTGGCAGGCCATCGGGGGCGCGGCCAGGAACACGACGAGCAGCGCCGGGTCGGCGGCCAGCCAGCCGCCGTCGTGGGTCACGTCGCTGCTCTCGGCGCTGCCGGTCAGCGCCGGGTTCACCGGCGGCTTCTTCGTCGGCTTCAAGCAGGGATAA
- the hflX gene encoding GTPase HflX, giving the protein MTATHTTDRAVVAKRVDSGEADTEEIRDLARAAGYDVVGEITQTRTEDPAYHLGEGKVTRLANTVAREEATTVIFDNQLGPYQTYNIGNELPTGVTVMDRFRLILEIFGQRARTRKAQLQVELAELRYELPRAEAKASLAKRDERPGFMGLGEYDESREEDIKKQIANIRDELESIEETERHRRKQRRESGFDLVALAGYTNAGKSTLLRRLAADLEVDENEDLHPDLDTTAESEDRLFTTLGTTTRRAEVGKREVLVTDTVGFIQDLPHWLVESFKSTLDSVYRADLVLLVVDVSEPVEEIREKLVTSHDTLYERNEAPIVTVLNKTDTVDDEEIRRKREALSALAPNPVAVSAAEGLNIDALAERIDAELPDYERERLVLPMTEETMSVVSWIHDHAHVETVDYGDEVVIEFEARPAVVEMSRSKAGDLVGASA; this is encoded by the coding sequence GTGACGGCGACACACACCACAGACCGTGCAGTCGTGGCGAAACGCGTCGATAGCGGCGAGGCCGACACCGAGGAGATACGCGACCTCGCGCGGGCGGCCGGCTACGACGTGGTCGGCGAGATAACGCAGACCCGAACTGAGGACCCGGCCTACCACCTGGGCGAGGGGAAGGTGACGCGGCTGGCAAACACCGTCGCCCGCGAGGAGGCGACGACGGTCATCTTCGACAACCAGCTGGGGCCCTACCAGACCTACAACATCGGCAACGAGCTCCCGACGGGCGTGACCGTGATGGACCGGTTCCGGCTCATCCTCGAGATATTCGGCCAGCGCGCGCGGACCCGGAAGGCCCAGCTCCAGGTCGAACTCGCCGAGTTACGCTACGAGCTCCCGCGAGCGGAGGCGAAAGCCAGCCTCGCGAAACGCGACGAGCGCCCCGGTTTCATGGGTCTGGGCGAGTACGACGAGTCCCGAGAGGAGGACATCAAAAAGCAGATAGCCAACATCCGGGACGAGCTCGAATCCATCGAGGAGACCGAGCGACACCGCCGGAAACAGCGCCGCGAGTCCGGTTTCGACCTCGTGGCACTCGCGGGCTACACCAACGCCGGGAAGTCCACCCTCCTGCGACGGCTCGCCGCGGACCTCGAAGTCGACGAGAACGAGGACCTGCATCCCGACCTCGACACCACCGCCGAGAGCGAGGACCGCCTCTTTACCACGCTCGGGACGACCACCCGCCGCGCGGAGGTCGGGAAACGCGAGGTGCTCGTCACCGACACCGTCGGGTTCATTCAGGACCTCCCCCACTGGCTCGTCGAGTCGTTCAAGTCCACGCTCGATTCGGTGTACCGGGCGGATCTGGTCTTGCTCGTCGTCGACGTCTCCGAGCCCGTCGAGGAGATACGCGAGAAGCTGGTGACGAGCCACGACACCCTCTACGAGCGCAACGAGGCCCCTATCGTGACGGTGCTGAACAAGACCGACACCGTCGACGACGAGGAGATACGGCGCAAACGGGAGGCCCTGTCGGCGCTGGCACCGAACCCCGTCGCCGTCAGCGCCGCGGAGGGGCTGAACATCGACGCGCTGGCCGAGCGCATCGACGCGGAGCTGCCCGACTACGAGCGCGAGCGCCTGGTCCTCCCCATGACCGAGGAGACGATGAGCGTCGTCTCGTGGATTCACGACCACGCCCACGTTGAGACCGTCGACTACGGGGACGAGGTCGTCATCGAGTTCGAGGCCCGGCCGGCCGTCGTCGAGATGTCGCGGTCGAAAGCCGGCGACCTCGTCGGCGCGTCGGCCTGA
- a CDS encoding cation:proton antiporter regulatory subunit has translation MRVFETELPGVGRRYTVRFGDGGEFVVLIHNDGNRETFWRDDPDGDSDRLFQTTEPQARKLAEIFDGTYFHTVAEDLDDAFENARIRWIEIDSTSPLADETLRGTGLRTRSGVSVLAIQRGTDTIANPDPDVVLAAGDTIVTVGTEAAYERLHDLLDG, from the coding sequence ATGCGGGTATTCGAGACTGAACTCCCCGGCGTCGGCCGCCGCTACACCGTCAGGTTCGGCGACGGCGGCGAGTTCGTCGTCCTCATCCACAACGACGGGAACCGAGAGACGTTCTGGCGCGACGACCCGGACGGAGACAGCGACCGGCTGTTCCAGACGACCGAGCCACAGGCACGGAAGCTCGCCGAGATATTCGACGGCACCTACTTTCACACGGTGGCGGAGGACCTCGACGACGCCTTCGAGAACGCCCGGATTCGGTGGATAGAAATCGATTCGACGTCACCGCTGGCGGACGAGACGTTGCGCGGGACCGGACTCCGGACCCGGAGCGGCGTCTCAGTGCTGGCAATCCAGCGAGGGACCGACACCATAGCGAACCCGGACCCGGACGTCGTGCTCGCGGCCGGCGACACGATAGTGACTGTCGGCACCGAGGCGGCGTACGAACGGCTGCACGACCTGCTGGACGGCTGA
- a CDS encoding NAD(P)H-hydrate dehydratase: MLTGSEMAVVDANAEALGVPRKQLMESSGHSVARAVRDHADPGDEVVVVAGRGNNGGDALVAARFLDEFALRVCLLGRPETITTDIARENWDALQSADYPTEQVGDSSAFELGDPDLAVDAMLGTGISGALREPAATAAAAMNDSAATVLSVDVPSGLDCETGDLAENAVAADHVVTFHDTKPGLADLPASVTVADIGIPDAAQRFVERGDRRRLSRDPASHKGDNGEVLVVGGGPYTGAPALAARAALRAGADLVRVAAPDTVAREIQGYSENLIVREYDGDRLAPAHVDWLADLAADHDTLVLGPGLGGAGETLSAVESLLARFDGTAVVDADALQVVPDVETEADLVCTPHQGELVGMGGETSDDWRERAELVEDFAADIGQTLLVKGAYDVISDGERTRISRTGNAGMTVGGTGDVLAGVTGALACVLEPRHAAALAAYANGTAGDTAVEEHGSGLVATDLVEAVPGALWAE, from the coding sequence ATGCTAACTGGCTCCGAGATGGCGGTCGTCGACGCGAACGCCGAAGCGCTCGGCGTCCCGCGAAAGCAGCTGATGGAATCGTCCGGGCACAGCGTCGCGCGGGCCGTCCGGGACCACGCCGACCCGGGTGACGAGGTCGTCGTCGTCGCCGGGCGCGGGAACAACGGCGGCGACGCGCTGGTCGCGGCGCGCTTTCTGGACGAGTTCGCGCTCCGGGTGTGTCTGCTCGGTCGCCCCGAGACGATCACCACCGACATCGCCCGGGAGAACTGGGACGCGCTCCAGTCGGCCGACTACCCCACCGAACAGGTCGGTGACTCGTCGGCGTTCGAGCTGGGGGACCCCGACCTCGCGGTCGACGCGATGCTGGGCACGGGTATCAGCGGCGCGCTGCGTGAGCCGGCCGCCACCGCCGCCGCCGCGATGAACGATTCGGCGGCGACGGTTCTCTCCGTGGACGTCCCCTCGGGGCTGGACTGCGAGACGGGCGACCTCGCCGAGAACGCCGTCGCCGCCGACCACGTCGTCACGTTCCACGACACGAAACCCGGGCTCGCCGACCTCCCGGCGTCGGTCACCGTCGCGGACATCGGCATCCCCGACGCGGCCCAGCGGTTCGTCGAACGGGGCGACCGCCGGCGGCTCTCGCGGGACCCCGCGAGTCACAAAGGGGACAACGGGGAGGTGCTGGTCGTCGGCGGCGGCCCCTACACCGGCGCGCCGGCGCTGGCCGCCCGGGCGGCGCTGCGGGCGGGGGCCGACCTCGTCCGCGTCGCGGCCCCCGACACCGTCGCTCGCGAGATACAGGGGTACAGCGAGAACCTCATCGTCCGCGAGTACGACGGCGACCGGCTGGCCCCGGCCCACGTCGACTGGCTGGCCGACCTCGCTGCCGACCACGACACGCTGGTGCTCGGGCCGGGACTCGGCGGCGCCGGGGAGACGCTGTCGGCCGTCGAGTCGCTGCTCGCGCGCTTCGACGGCACCGCCGTCGTCGACGCCGACGCCCTGCAGGTCGTCCCAGACGTCGAGACCGAGGCCGACCTCGTCTGTACACCACATCAGGGCGAACTGGTCGGGATGGGCGGGGAGACCAGCGACGACTGGCGCGAGCGGGCCGAACTGGTCGAGGATTTCGCAGCCGACATCGGTCAGACGCTGCTGGTCAAGGGGGCCTACGACGTGATATCGGACGGCGAGCGAACCCGAATCAGCCGAACGGGCAACGCCGGAATGACGGTCGGCGGCACCGGGGACGTGCTCGCCGGTGTCACAGGCGCGCTGGCCTGTGTACTCGAACCGCGCCACGCCGCCGCCCTCGCGGCCTACGCCAACGGCACCGCCGGGGACACAGCGGTCGAAGAACACGGCTCCGGACTCGTCGCGACGGACCTGGTGGAGGCGGTGCCCGGCGCGCTGTGGGCCGAGTGA
- a CDS encoding acylphosphatase, with protein MSRKRAHVHVSGKVQGVYYRATTRDRAIEKGVDGWVRNLDDGRVEAVFEGDPDAVDEMIEFCYEGSSMADVSTVEVSEEAPDGLDGFEVRW; from the coding sequence ATGTCACGCAAGCGCGCCCACGTCCACGTTTCCGGGAAGGTACAGGGAGTGTACTATCGAGCGACGACGCGGGACAGGGCCATCGAGAAGGGCGTCGACGGCTGGGTCCGGAACCTGGACGACGGCCGCGTCGAGGCCGTCTTCGAGGGCGACCCGGACGCCGTCGACGAGATGATCGAGTTCTGTTACGAGGGGTCGTCGATGGCGGATGTTTCGACGGTCGAGGTCAGCGAGGAGGCCCCCGACGGACTCGATGGCTTCGAGGTCCGCTGGTAG
- a CDS encoding DNA-3-methyladenine glycosylase family protein gives MHRGQFDVGALPGGIDLQATVESGQSYLWDREDGRMYERTAASGGSAWYWTTLRVDGEPEVVRVRQTDGELQWESSVDAEPHLRTLLGLDDDLPAIRETAPPDAVVDEAFDAYWGMRIVRDPVFPTLVSFICSAQMRVGRIHGMQQALRREFGEPVSFDGGTYHAFPTPDALAGASEADLRELSLGYRAPYVKRSAEMVAEGESDPAAAAEFPYEAARDALTEFVGVGDKVADCILLFSLGYLEAVPLDTWIQTVIAEFYPDCDRGSYGDTSAAIRETLGGEYAGYTQTYLFHYLRSGGREL, from the coding sequence ATGCATCGCGGACAGTTCGACGTGGGAGCGCTCCCGGGCGGTATCGACCTGCAGGCAACCGTCGAGAGCGGCCAGTCGTATCTCTGGGACCGCGAGGACGGCCGGATGTACGAGCGGACGGCCGCGAGCGGCGGGTCGGCGTGGTACTGGACGACGCTGCGGGTCGACGGCGAGCCCGAGGTCGTCCGGGTGCGCCAGACCGACGGCGAACTCCAGTGGGAGAGCTCCGTCGACGCCGAGCCCCACCTCAGGACCCTGCTCGGACTGGACGACGACCTGCCGGCGATCCGGGAGACGGCCCCGCCCGACGCCGTCGTCGACGAGGCGTTCGACGCCTACTGGGGGATGCGTATCGTCCGGGACCCCGTCTTTCCGACGCTCGTCTCGTTTATCTGTTCGGCCCAGATGCGCGTCGGTCGTATCCACGGGATGCAACAGGCGCTCCGCCGCGAGTTCGGCGAGCCGGTCTCGTTCGACGGCGGGACGTATCACGCGTTTCCGACCCCGGACGCGCTGGCCGGCGCGAGCGAGGCCGACCTCCGGGAGCTGAGTCTGGGTTACCGCGCCCCCTACGTCAAGCGGTCGGCCGAGATGGTCGCCGAGGGGGAGTCCGACCCGGCGGCCGCGGCCGAGTTCCCCTACGAAGCGGCCCGCGACGCGCTCACTGAGTTCGTCGGCGTCGGCGACAAGGTGGCCGACTGCATCCTGCTGTTCTCGCTTGGCTACCTGGAGGCCGTTCCGCTGGACACCTGGATTCAGACGGTCATCGCGGAGTTCTACCCCGACTGCGACCGGGGCAGCTACGGCGACACCTCGGCCGCCATCCGGGAGACGCTGGGCGGCGAGTACGCCGGCTACACGCAGACGTATCTCTTTCATTATCTGCGTTCGGGCGGGCGGGAGCTCTGA
- a CDS encoding sodium-dependent transporter: protein MTRATWRTRLGFLLAAVGSAVGLGNIWRFPWLTATNGGAAFLLLYVLVIVLVGVPGLLGEMVIGRRSRRNPVGAFGALGGRRWRALGGVALLASVVVLSFYSVVGGWILRYTVASASGAYFADPQGYFAAIDFGVGAAGFHALFLLATVAVVYAGVDRGIELATTVMVPGIVVLFGALALWAVTLPGSAEGYEFYLSLDVAYLRANFLDVLVAAAGQALFTLSVGAGAMLTYASYIGEDRSLAADGTIIAVLNTGIGVLAGLVIFPLLFSLGISPGQGGPGALFVSLAGAFADLPYSRVVGLVFFGVVLLAALSSAISIFEVLVAYLVDERDTTRSRATAGVGGLFLVTGSGAALSPSLFTLLADTVANLALTAGLLGFLLFDGWVLGKAALDEYRNGAGRLARIMGLPWYYAVAVVLPLFLAFTLVSGLGTVLGVPVTTPQAAAVAVFGVVGAIALLRRQADSAV, encoded by the coding sequence ATGACGAGAGCCACCTGGCGGACCCGGCTCGGGTTCCTCCTCGCCGCCGTCGGCAGCGCCGTCGGCCTCGGAAACATCTGGCGGTTTCCCTGGCTGACGGCGACCAACGGCGGCGCCGCATTCCTCCTGTTGTACGTCCTCGTAATCGTGCTCGTCGGCGTCCCCGGACTGCTCGGCGAGATGGTCATCGGCCGTCGGAGCCGCCGAAATCCGGTCGGCGCCTTCGGCGCGCTGGGCGGCCGCCGCTGGCGTGCCCTCGGCGGCGTCGCCTTGCTCGCCTCCGTCGTGGTCCTCTCTTTCTACTCGGTGGTCGGCGGCTGGATCCTCCGGTACACCGTCGCCAGCGCCTCCGGCGCGTACTTCGCGGACCCACAGGGGTACTTCGCCGCCATCGACTTCGGCGTCGGCGCCGCCGGCTTCCACGCCCTGTTCCTGCTGGCGACGGTGGCCGTCGTCTACGCCGGCGTCGACCGGGGCATCGAACTCGCGACGACGGTGATGGTCCCCGGCATCGTCGTCCTCTTCGGGGCGCTGGCTCTCTGGGCCGTGACGTTGCCCGGGAGCGCCGAGGGCTACGAGTTCTACCTCTCGCTGGACGTGGCCTACCTCCGGGCGAACTTCCTCGACGTCCTCGTCGCCGCGGCGGGGCAGGCGCTGTTTACTCTCTCGGTCGGCGCCGGGGCGATGCTCACCTACGCCTCCTACATCGGCGAGGACCGCTCGCTGGCCGCCGATGGGACTATCATCGCGGTGTTGAACACCGGCATCGGCGTCCTCGCGGGACTGGTCATCTTCCCGCTGCTGTTCTCGCTCGGTATCTCGCCCGGACAGGGCGGCCCAGGCGCGCTGTTCGTCAGCCTCGCTGGCGCCTTCGCCGACCTGCCGTACAGCCGCGTCGTCGGCCTCGTCTTCTTCGGCGTCGTCCTGCTCGCGGCGCTCTCGTCGGCGATCAGCATCTTCGAGGTGCTCGTGGCCTACCTCGTCGACGAACGCGACACCACGCGCTCGCGGGCGACGGCCGGTGTCGGCGGCCTCTTCCTCGTCACCGGGAGCGGGGCCGCGCTGTCGCCGTCGCTGTTCACGCTGCTCGCCGACACCGTCGCCAACCTCGCGTTGACCGCCGGCTTGCTCGGCTTCCTGCTGTTCGACGGGTGGGTCCTCGGAAAGGCCGCCCTCGACGAGTACCGGAACGGCGCCGGCAGACTCGCCAGAATCATGGGGCTCCCGTGGTACTACGCTGTCGCCGTCGTCCTCCCGCTGTTTCTCGCCTTTACGCTGGTCTCCGGGCTCGGGACCGTCCTCGGCGTCCCGGTGACGACCCCGCAGGCCGCCGCCGTCGCGGTGTTCGGCGTCGTCGGCGCCATCGCGCTGCTGCGCCGGCAGGCCGACTCGGCGGTCTGA
- a CDS encoding sodium-dependent transporter, producing the protein MSDRETWATRPGFVLAAIGSAVGLGNLWQFPFKTATNGGAAFVVFYLVAVALVGFPAMLAEFVLGRRTHVNAVDAFSRLGHRKWRAVGGLAVLTGFWILSYYNVVGGWVLRYILGSARGAYFSDPAGYFGSVSAGLDAVVAQAVFLALVVGIVALGIEDGIEKATKVMVPSIVVLMVALAAWVATLPGAAAGYDFFLSPDPGAMVANAGTIIPFAVGQAFFTLSLGMAIMVTYSSYVGGDDNLVADGGAIVVTNTLVGILAGLVVFPILLTIGAEVTTGTGGAGALFVATAAGFGTVPFGRLFGVVFFGVVLIAALSSAISLLETAVAYANDNYDVPRHYLAPAIGVALFLLGLPSALDTAWLTWFDSFAYQVFLPLSVLATAVFVGWVLGRDAVAELREGTGGLGAGGEVWLWTVRVVVVAAIVLTLALGINEMFLVEDAGFFQPF; encoded by the coding sequence ATGTCGGACCGAGAAACGTGGGCGACCCGACCGGGATTCGTCCTCGCGGCCATCGGCAGCGCAGTCGGTCTCGGGAACCTCTGGCAGTTCCCGTTCAAGACCGCGACCAACGGCGGGGCCGCCTTCGTCGTCTTCTATCTCGTGGCCGTCGCGCTCGTCGGCTTCCCGGCGATGCTCGCGGAGTTCGTCCTCGGTCGGCGGACCCACGTCAACGCCGTCGACGCCTTCTCGCGGCTGGGCCACCGGAAGTGGCGAGCCGTCGGCGGCCTGGCCGTCCTCACCGGGTTCTGGATTCTCTCGTACTACAACGTCGTGGGCGGGTGGGTGCTTCGCTACATCCTCGGGAGCGCCCGAGGGGCGTACTTCTCGGACCCCGCGGGCTACTTCGGGTCGGTCTCGGCGGGCCTCGACGCGGTGGTGGCTCAGGCCGTCTTCCTCGCCCTGGTCGTCGGTATCGTCGCGCTGGGTATCGAAGACGGCATCGAGAAGGCGACGAAGGTGATGGTCCCCAGTATCGTCGTCCTGATGGTCGCCCTGGCGGCGTGGGTTGCCACGCTCCCCGGCGCCGCCGCCGGCTACGATTTCTTCCTCTCGCCGGACCCCGGCGCGATGGTGGCAAACGCCGGGACCATCATCCCCTTCGCCGTCGGTCAGGCCTTCTTCACGCTCTCGCTGGGGATGGCCATCATGGTGACGTACTCCTCGTACGTCGGGGGCGACGACAACCTCGTCGCCGACGGCGGGGCTATCGTCGTGACGAACACGCTCGTGGGCATCCTCGCCGGACTGGTCGTCTTCCCCATCCTGCTGACCATCGGCGCGGAGGTGACGACCGGGACCGGCGGCGCCGGCGCGCTGTTCGTCGCGACCGCCGCCGGGTTCGGAACGGTGCCGTTCGGCCGGCTGTTCGGCGTCGTCTTCTTCGGCGTCGTCCTCATCGCGGCGCTGTCCTCGGCCATCAGCCTGCTTGAGACCGCCGTCGCCTACGCCAACGACAACTACGACGTGCCCCGGCACTATCTCGCCCCGGCCATCGGGGTGGCCCTGTTCCTGCTCGGCCTCCCGTCGGCGCTGGACACGGCGTGGCTGACGTGGTTCGACAGTTTCGCCTACCAGGTGTTCCTCCCGCTGTCGGTGCTCGCCACCGCTGTCTTCGTCGGGTGGGTGCTCGGCCGTGACGCCGTCGCGGAGCTGCGGGAGGGGACCGGCGGCCTCGGCGCGGGCGGCGAGGTGTGGCTCTGGACGGTCCGGGTGGTCGTCGTGGCCGCTATCGTCCTCACGCTCGCGCTGGGTATCAACGAGATGTTCCTCGTCGAGGACGCCGGCTTCTTCCAGCCGTTCTGA
- a CDS encoding SDR family oxidoreductase, translating into MSVSFDFDGEVALVTGVGGALGSSVANAFIEAGATVCGADVVEPDSDDFQLSDPGRIEFHRGDFTDEGDVADVVEAVVAEHGRLDYLLNVAGTWRGGDPIHETEADTFDFLFGVNLKTMFLASKHALPHLQETEGSIVSVSARSSLEGGEGDGLYRATKAGVRILTETIAEENLGSVRANSVLPSVIDTPMNRDMMPDADFEQWVEPRDIAAVMLFLCSDGAGVTSGAAVPVYGEA; encoded by the coding sequence GAGTTCGGTCGCTAACGCCTTCATCGAGGCGGGGGCGACTGTCTGTGGTGCCGACGTGGTCGAGCCAGACAGCGACGACTTCCAGCTGTCCGACCCCGGCCGCATCGAGTTCCACCGGGGAGACTTCACCGACGAGGGCGACGTGGCCGACGTTGTCGAGGCTGTCGTCGCGGAACACGGTCGGCTGGACTACCTCCTGAACGTCGCCGGGACGTGGCGCGGCGGCGACCCGATACACGAGACCGAGGCCGACACGTTCGACTTCCTCTTCGGCGTCAATCTCAAGACGATGTTTCTGGCCTCGAAACACGCCCTGCCCCATCTACAGGAGACCGAAGGGAGTATCGTCTCGGTCTCGGCGCGGTCCTCACTGGAAGGCGGCGAGGGCGACGGGCTCTACCGGGCGACCAAGGCCGGGGTCCGGATTCTAACCGAGACGATCGCCGAGGAGAATCTCGGCTCCGTACGGGCAAACAGCGTGCTGCCGAGCGTCATCGACACACCGATGAACCGCGATATGATGCCCGACGCCGACTTCGAGCAGTGGGTCGAGCCCAGAGATATCGCCGCCGTTATGCTGTTTCTCTGTTCGGACGGGGCGGGGGTTACTAGTGGCGCCGCTGTCCCGGTCTACGGCGAAGCGTAG